The genomic segment AGCTACATTGATATAGTTGTGTAAtccaggagggaagaagaaactCACTTGAAAATagattgataaaaaataaaaagttcatttttattaatactaaTGTTACAATTTAGTGTTATGTAGTATAGAAGAACTTATAATTTACAGTATATCACCTGTAAAATTGATAGATTTAGAGACTGGCTTTTGGTATTCCCGTACAACACAGCATGGTTCAGTACTGcagtaattatatatgtattccCAAGAGTTGCATGAAGACTTGCAAGCTCCACGAACAAGGtaacattctctttttctccctgcatcttcttttgtttttttctgtgaaacTAGGAGAAAGTATCTATAATCATAAATCCAGATTTAATCCCCTTGCATAGATAAGTGGATAGATAATAGTCAGATAAGCATATAAGATTGTTTGAAGTATACAGTTAAGCCACTTTGTTTCTAAAATCATGTTCAGGCAACTATATAAAAAAGTTCACATTTTATCCCCTACGAGTTGTGACAATATACTTTTTATCCGACAATATTTCCTATGccactagctttttaaaaaataaaatatcattaaatctCTAATCTGTGCATGCTTCTTTaagagtaaagaggaaaaaaatgtggaaaaacaaTCTACctgctttgttttctaaataacCATTCACCTCCAACACCCCTTTCCCCCCACAAATTACTGGACTAGCTGTAGAAAGCTTAATATAGACAACTATAAATTCAGCTCATTAAATTACACTTAGAGAAGACAGTAGGGTATGTAAGAAATCATAGtctctttaaacaaaataaacagcatTTAATTCTACATCctgggcattttttttcccctttatcttcTCAACTATCAGTtccactcatttcttctttcatgcAAAATAGAATGAATTGCATTATAAGTTCATGTGGAGTCTCCTAACAACAAtttaattgtttgatttttttccagagtaatgcacttataaaaaacattttgctCTTCCCTCTTTTTCATAATAGCAAATATTACCTGATGGACCACAAGACACAGTGAGAACAAAgatcaggaaaatacaaagtaTCTTCATTGCTGATATTGTTGAGGTAGACTTCAAAATGTCTGAGAGTTGTGctatttcttgattaaaaaaaaaaaagatgaactctTGTTTTTATAGCTTTCTCAGGGTAATTACTATTCTGATTAATGCTGCCTTTCAAGATTGAGCACATATTCATGCATTGTGTAATAGCAACAAACAGAATAGAGGACTTAGTTCTGTTATGACTTCAACTAGCCAGATGTGAACTCATTTTCAGTTATACAAGCAAGTAATAGGGTGAAAgtctttttagggatccctgggttgctcagtggtttggcacctgccttcagcccagggagtgatcctggagtccagggatcaagtcccgcgtcaggctccctgcatggagcctgcttctccctctgcctgtgtctctgcctctctctctctctctctgtgtctctcatgaataaataaataaaatctttttttaaaaaaagaaagaaagtctttttaaatttttaattgaaagcaTATAATTGAAAGcataaaattttctatattttcagtcTCATGTTTTCTTGATCAGCTATTATACACAGGCAGCgttttaagcactttatataGATTAACTAGCTTTATCTTCATTAcaaatttataaagtaaatttcAGCTGAGGAAATTGTGGCACAGAGGGGTTATGTAATTGCCTCAAATCAGACTTGTAGTAACTGGTAAAGCAGAGGTGGACTCCATGCTAATGTGATGCCACTTATCTTCCACTTTCTTCACGTTCATAACCGAATAAAAGGGTGTTTATCATGTGAAATTATCCTCTGTATACATGGTCGGAACCAGGCAGTTTCTGGGAAGCAATTCTTCTACAGAAagataatatttctaaaacacaGTTTTGATACTGTTACATTAAGAGTTACTATCATGCTGCTATAAGAAAATCGGTATAATTCTTGACATATAATGACTTATTCATAGAACTATCTCATTCATAGGGGAAAGCAGTGTGTTAAAAGTTGAAAGAAACACTGGATTTAGATACAGAAAACTAATCTTGGCATCACGGTCTTCTGTTTTACTAGTTGTATgtttgagagaaaatattcactGACTGAGCCTCAGGATTCTCTCTTTGAAGGCAGGATTGGCAGAAGCAGCCAACTTCAGAAGTTTAAGGTAAGAATTAAATAGACACCATAGCTGAAAAGAGATTTATAAGTAATTATcacataaatacaaatacttCTGCTGGGTGTGAAAAGTCCAAAAAGATATATCCTTACAAATTAATGATTTATGTTCTAATTCCTTCTGTCattgaggaaaaacaaattaaaaggatAT from the Canis lupus dingo isolate Sandy chromosome 12, ASM325472v2, whole genome shotgun sequence genome contains:
- the DEFB113 gene encoding beta-defensin 113, which produces MKILCIFLIFVLTVSCGPSVSQKKTKEDAGRKRECYLVRGACKSSCNSWEYIYNYCSTEPCCVVREYQKPVSKSINFTGDIL